In one Thioclava sp. ES.031 genomic region, the following are encoded:
- a CDS encoding chemotaxis response regulator protein-glutamate methylesterase yields MPNEVPPPKRVLIVDDSATMRQLIRARITTEPRLAVIGEAADAFEAREKIKSLLPDVITLDVEMPRMNGLDFLERLMRLRPIPVVMVSTETHKGSRSAIEALALGAIDCVGKPRFGQLEKSFESLPDILLTAASARLPQKARDRASIIPAQNFHWGGQFVLIGSSTGGVDALETVLKGFPDNCPPTLIAQHMPESFLASFAERLDRKIAPSVSLGKTGTPLAQGHVYLAPGGATHLTIQNAKTPYLALIEAEKRNGHRPSVDVLFESAVEMAANAIVVLLTGMGRDGAEGMLKLRKAGAHCFAQDEATSIVFGMPRAALELGAAAYAMPLGNIAPEILRRCAQSPTTANKVGEV; encoded by the coding sequence ATGCCGAATGAAGTTCCTCCCCCCAAGCGCGTTCTGATCGTCGATGATTCCGCGACGATGCGTCAACTCATTCGGGCACGCATCACAACGGAACCGCGTTTGGCCGTGATCGGAGAAGCGGCTGACGCGTTCGAAGCGCGTGAAAAAATCAAATCGCTTTTGCCGGATGTAATTACGCTTGATGTCGAGATGCCGCGCATGAACGGGCTCGATTTCCTCGAACGTCTCATGCGGCTGAGGCCGATCCCCGTCGTTATGGTGTCGACCGAAACGCATAAGGGATCCCGCTCCGCAATCGAAGCGCTTGCCCTCGGCGCGATCGACTGCGTTGGAAAACCGCGATTTGGCCAACTCGAAAAAAGCTTCGAGTCGCTGCCAGATATTCTACTCACGGCCGCAAGTGCTCGATTGCCCCAGAAAGCGCGAGATCGAGCTTCGATCATACCAGCACAAAATTTCCATTGGGGCGGTCAATTCGTGCTCATCGGGTCCTCGACTGGTGGTGTTGACGCTCTGGAAACGGTCTTGAAGGGCTTTCCCGACAATTGCCCGCCCACGCTCATTGCACAACATATGCCAGAGAGTTTCCTTGCGAGCTTCGCGGAACGGCTCGACCGCAAGATTGCGCCGAGCGTAAGCCTTGGAAAGACCGGTACGCCGCTCGCGCAAGGCCATGTCTATCTTGCTCCTGGCGGCGCGACGCATCTCACAATTCAAAACGCCAAAACGCCGTATCTTGCATTGATCGAAGCCGAGAAGCGGAACGGACATCGGCCGTCAGTGGATGTCTTGTTCGAGTCCGCCGTCGAGATGGCTGCGAACGCCATTGTTGTTTTGCTAACAGGTATGGGGCGCGACGGAGCAGAGGGAATGTTGAAACTTCGCAAGGCGGGCGCACATTGTTTTGCTCAAGATGAAGCAACGTCGATTGTTTTCGGGATGCCCCGTGCCGCGCTTGAATTGGGTGCGGCAGCCTATGCCATGCCGTTGGGGAATATAGCGCCTGAAATTCTGAGACGATGTGCGCAGAGTCCCACGACGGCGAACAAGGTAGGTGAGGTATGA